The region cgttcctctctctccctggctttcccCCACGGCCCGGCCATGCTTGGTTTCTGAGCCGCTCCCCAGGGCCTGCCTCGAACCGGTCCTGGGCTGAACTcttctctgagagaagcagcgtggtctagtggatagaccacaaagACTATCctgttgagtcagaaggacctgggttctaattccggatccacccctcatccgccgtgtgaccctgagcaagtcagctcacttctctgggcctcagttacctcatctgtaaaatggtggttaagactgggtgcctcatgtgggacagggactgtgtccagctcgatctgcttgtgtccaccccagcgctcagtacggtgcctggcacatagtaagcacttaaaaaataccagttgtTCTTCTTCGTCTCTCCCCAGTGTGAGAACCTGGTCAAGTCCAGCGAGGCCAACTcgactgcccacgaggagtttgagACAATGCTGCTGATTGCTCATTACTACGCGACCCGCTCGGCAGCCCAAAGCATCAAGCAGCTGGTGAGCCGAGACGatgtgggggcgggaggaggtgcAGGGACAGAGAAAGCGAGAGCGATCACGCGCTTGCTAGTTTGTGGCCACGGCCTGAGCTGCCAGGAGCCGAAGGTGAGCTAGGACTTCAGGTCTCAACTGTCCCGGGCTCTCACCTTTAGGAGACGGTGGGTGCCCGGCTCTCCGTGTCCCTCCTGCGTCACACCCAGCTCGTGCCTGCGGACAAGGCCTTCTATGAGGCGGGCACGGCGGCCAAGGTAAGCTGGCAGAAGCACGGGGTGAGGGACCTAAGGATTTGGGAAGAGATCTGCGGGCACCCCTGAAGTCCCCGGGCGGTCAGGAGGGGAACGGGGGGGACCTCCAATAGCCTGCGTGCGAGAGAGGGAGAACGTGCCTCCCGTCATCTTTCCTCCGTAACTTCCCGTGCCCTCGACCCCAGGCCGTCGGCTGGGAGAACATGGCCTTCATCTTCTTGAACCGCTTCCTGGACCTGACAGACGTAAGTGGAAAGGGCAGCCGGGCCCGGGTGGAGTAGGCGGGCCTGAGGGGGGGGCCGGCCCGCGGCCATCCGCTCACCCTCCGCCCCCTGTGCTTCAGGCCATTGAAGAGGGCACCCTGGATGCCCTCGACCACTCCGACTTCGAAGACACGGACATCCCCTTCGAGGTGCCACTGCCGGCCAAGCAGCACGTGCCGGTGAGGGAGGAACTAGGGGTCTGCAATAGGGGCGCCGTCCTCTGGGGAGCGGAAGGCGTGtcggccgccctccccgccaccaaccTTCTCgcccctcttccaggaggcccagCGGGAGGAGATCCGGGACTGGGTGCTCACGGTCTCCATGGACCAACGTCTGGAGCAGGTTCTCCCTCGGGACGAGCGAGGCACCTACGAGGCCTCCTTGGTGGCAGGAAGTACTGGAGTGCGGGCACTGCCCTGCCTCATTACAGGTGCGGGGCCCACCCAGGGGGTTGGCGGGGAAGGAGAGAACGCACGGGGTGGGCCGAGGGGGTCAGCTATACGTGTCCTGAGCGTGGTCCGAGAGAGAACGCCGGTCAGACGACACGAGCCCGCTCGGCCCCGGGGTGGCGCGGTGTCCGCCGAAGCGGGGTTTTGGCAAGAGCGCAACCCCGGGATGAAGGGAGAACTGGCTTTAATCCCTCTGTGCCTAGGCAGGGAGCTGCTCCGTCTTAGAGTGAGGGCTTTCGGGGCCGGGAAGTGAAAGGACAGAAACCCTAAAGCCCCCCCGCACTGTGCCCCAAGCGctagctccctccccaccccgcaggctACCCAATCCTGCGGAACAAGATTGAATTCAAGCGTCCGGGGAAGGCAGCCAACAAGGACAACTGGAACAAGTTCCTCATGGCCATCAAGGTAAAGAATGAaataggacagagagagagagagagagtttgtgtgtgagtgtggaagGGGAAGGACGAGGCcgagggagaggagtgggagctGGAGGGCACGGGAAACTGGGCAACGGAGTGGGGCAGAGCCTACTTCACTTGTTCTGTTGGGACTGTGCCTGCAAATCCTTCCCTCCGGGAGTCTAAaagtcccctctccccgctctccccgccgCGACCTGCCCTGCCCCGCAGACCTCTCACAGCCCCGCCTGCCAGGACGTCCTCAAGTTCATCAGCCAGTGGTGTGGAGGGCTGCCCAGCACCAGCTTCTCCTTCCAGTAACCGCTCGCCGGTCGGGATGGTGGGCCATCCCGGGCTCGGGGCCATCCTTTCCCCATTAAACTTGTTTTCGTAGAGTTCTCGAGCAGACCGCTGCGGTCTCTGACCCGAGGCGCCGCCCCAACCCtcgtccccctcttcccccccgggAGGAGATACGGCcaagtggggctggggtggggaggaccgGTCCCTTTATTACAGTCATTATGAACTAGGGCTGTGGCCCGCACTCCAGACTCTTCCCGAGGGTAGGGAAAGCGCACTTTCATCCCAGCGAGGGGACCTCAGGTATGACGACTCCAGGAGCGGCACCTGGGGCACAAGAGGAAAATAATACAACAGAgagccttccttcccttctcagaGAAGACAAACAAGGAGGAcaacgggaggggaggagagagacgtgGAAGAAAACTTGggatttctccccctctccactcaATCACTTATTCAGTTACacagtctccctctctgccctcaccTGACTTAGGCCCGGCTTTCCCTAATTTCCAGCATTAAAAGCTGTGAACGCTCCTCCTGGCACCCTTGTTTCTTCTTCACTTCAGAGGAGTCAGCGTCTCCCAGCTCGGCCAGCTGCAGAGAAGAGCAGGTCGGGAAGGGATAAGGGACTCGGGCCCCGAGTCTGAGAcccactccacctccctctcccccaaaacaccactgtctctcctccccggcctccctccggccTTGGAAATTCTCCGCTCGTCCTCTACCCACCCCGCCTCCTTCGCCCCTCCCCTGGCCGGCGCCTTCCCTAGCCCACTCccctctcaccttctccaggagtccttcctccCCAAAGGGTCCGACCCCACGCAGGGCCAGGGCGGCTAGGCCGCAGCGGCCGGAGAGAGCGGCCTCAGCCGCGGCCATGAACATGGAAGGGAGCCAGAGAGTCAGGGCCGTGtcctggacagaggagaggggcggagggtGAGGGCCGAAGAGAGAACGAACGAGCACCGaggccccggggcgggagggcgagGGGCCCGAGCCCCCGCTCGCCCCGTCGGCacgagaggggggaagagaaaggcttACGTAAATGCGGGTGGGATCGAAGGGACAGTCCGCGTCCAGGAAGTCCCGGGCCGAAGGCGTAGCGTGCCCCAGAGGGGTCGGGTTGCAGCCGGAGATGAGGCGGCGGCCGCCGTTGGCCACGGTCAGCgagatggcgaggaggaggcccAAGGAGCAGGCGGCGGACAGCAACAGGTTCAGCAGGGACCCGGCTAGCAGCACCCAGTGCTGGGAGGGCGGTGTGGCAAATGGAcgtgtaccccccccccccccccccgtccccaccccccgctccggcctcctctgtccttttcttacgggggggggggggcggggagaaaagggcCTTAAGTGCgcatcctccccccctccccttttaggccaagctccgccacctgtctgccgtgtgaccttgggcaaacggcttaaattccccgtgcctcggtcgcctcatccgtcaaacgcgGGTCGAGACCGcgcgccccgcgtgggacgggggccgtgtccggcCCGACCACCTCGTACCCGCCCCGGCGGTCGGAACGGCGCCGGGCACACGGTGAGGGCTTAACCACCGTCAGCGTTGGGTTCCCTTTTCGAACGTCCCTTCCTcgcgtgggggggcggggggctttggGTTCCCACCGTCCTGggtgtcccctccccctctcctcgagCGGGCACCGTGGCACGCCTTCCTCACGCGgggcggtgggaggagggaagcaaaGGTTGGGCTTCGGGCCCAAGAGCGGggcctccccctccgctcccgcgCCGGGGCGCCGGTCCTTCCCGGGTCAGGGGGCGCGGAGGGCAGGGGCGCGGGCTCACCAGGGTGGCGACCGGCAGGTTCCGGGAGGCCAGGATGGCCACGATTCCCACGGAGATGGTCTGGGGAGGCCCGAGGGGAAGGTGTGAGGGCGTGCGGGGccgggtccccctccctcccctcccctcccctccccggcgtcGCCCCCGTCCCCCTCGGCTCACCAGCAGGCCGGAGCCCACGGAGATGACGTTGGCGACGGTGTACTCGGGGGTGAGGCGTCCGGCGGGGTTGGCCACGTGTCGCAGGACGGTGCCGTGGACCACGGCCCCCAGCAGCAGGTTCACGTGGCCCAGCAGGAGCAGCGCCAGCCCCCAGCGCATCAGCCGGCGGGGGCCCCGACGCCCGTCTGAAACGCGCACACCGGCACATACGTACGCAgacacaccccccgccccccgcccccggccccccgacagtCACTTACCGAATCTGCAGCGGCCGCCGCACATCCtccgccgcccgggcccccgcTCGGGACGGGGGAGGCCGGCTGGATGGCCGGCTGGATGGCCGGGTGGCTCGgcgggcccctccctcccgccgccggTGAACCCTGACCCCGCCTCGCCCTCTCTACCTgagctccggccccgcccccgcccgccggacccgcaacttccttctcctcctcctcctccccgcgcccGAATCCCACTCCCGCCCTctgcactctccctccctccctccctcctcctcccgcctgccctctcccccccttctctttcctcctctctccctccctccctccttcctcttcccacctccctccttctccttcctcttcccacctccctccttctccttcctcttcccacctccctccttccccttcccccttcccacctccctccttctctcctcccacttccctcaccttcctgcctccttctccttcctcttcccacctccctccttctctccttccccttcccccctccctccttctctcctcccacttccctcaccttcctggctccctccttctctccttccctttcccacctgcctcctcctcctctctcttcccacctccctcaccttcctgcctctctcctcctcccctccttctctctcctgcccaccccctccaccgtCACCCCCACCCCTAAACCCACCTCCCAGGCCCTCCCCTGGGACCCCAAGGCAGAGCGCAGCAAGAGGCGGCAGCCCCGGGCCTTTAGCAAAAAGTAGACTTTATTACAGCAGCAACCGAGACGAGACCCCAGGACCACGGGGAACTACGGCACGCGTGCACCCACGCACTCTCCCACGCACTCCCACACACgctcccccccgccacacacacacgccTTGCCCACCCCACTcctatcccttcccctcctcccggccttTCCGCTTCTGGAGTCgtgcccgtcccccccgcccccggatccCTCCCGGTCCCGTCCCCTCCGGGGAgctccccgccccgcggcccggccccccccccgccccccccgacccctcaagCACAAGCCGGCCGGACTAGGGGAGGCCGAGTGATCGCTCCGGCCACGCCGCCCACCCCGAAGGGCGCAGGCGGTGGGTGCCCTTATCCCCCAGCCCGGTTCTgtgcaaaacaagtaaacaaagtGCAGGGGGGGTAaagaggagaggttgggggggagaggaggagtgggactcagaatctgaacacccctccaccccatcccctcttAAATaaccaaggggggagggggccgcactGGGTAATACTGACTCCCACCACCGAGGGAGGGGGAAACTGCAGCACGGTTGGGGAGAGCCACAGCACAgacgggacggggggcgggcggaggggaccccggggaggaggagcgcTACGAGGAGACTGTGACGGCAGCTGAGCTGAGGGCACCGCTCCGGGAAAAGTTGAACTTGTTGAGAGTCTCCTCCAGCAGAGAAGTCAGGCGGCTCTGGTCGGCCTGGGGGGAATGACAGATGATCACGGGGAGGTTGGAGGTGAGCAggttcgggggggcgggggcgatggAGTCgggcacggggggcggggggtggtgccaacctcacctcgctgatgAAGCCCAACTGCACTAACTCCGCAGCCAGCTCTGGCACGTTGTCATCTGGGAGAGAAGCACAGACGGCGGGGTGAAGAGCGGGGTGACGGGGAAGAGGGAAATCGATACATCCGTG is a window of Ornithorhynchus anatinus isolate Pmale09 chromosome 9, mOrnAna1.pri.v4, whole genome shotgun sequence DNA encoding:
- the KRTCAP3 gene encoding keratinocyte-associated protein 3, with the protein product MRWGLALLLLGHVNLLLGAVVHGTVLRHVANPAGRLTPEYTVANVISVGSGLLTISVGIVAILASRNLPVATLHWVLLAGSLLNLLLSAACSLGLLLAISLTVANGGRRLISGCNPTPLGHATPSARDFLDADCPFDPTRIYDTALTLWLPSMFMAAAEAALSGRCGLAALALRGVGPFGEEGLLEKLAELGDADSSEVKKKQGCQEERSQLLMLEIRESRA